Below is a genomic region from Rhizobium sp. 9140.
GGGTAAACAAAGATAAAGTTGAGAGACGAAACATATGTCCCGTCGCCATAGTGCAGAAAAGCGTGAGATCAATCCGGACCCCAAGTTCGGCGATCTCGTTGTCACCAAGTTCATGAACGCCATCATGCTTCATGGAAAGAAGTCGGTTGCTGAAAACATCGTTTACGGTGCTTTCGATGCCGTTCAGGGCAAGTTGAAGCAGGAGCCGGTCGCCGTGTTCCATTCGGCTCTCGACAACATCGCTCCGCACGTAGAAGTCCGTTCGCGCCGCGTTGGCGGTGCGACGTACCAGGTTCCGGTCGATGTTCGTCCGGAGCGCCGTCAGGCTCTCGCCATCCGTTGGTTGATCGCCGCAGCTCGCAAGCGCAACGAAACGACCATGATCGATCGCCTCTGCGGCGAACTCATGGACGCCGCGAACAATCGCGGTAGCGCAGTAAAGAAGCGCGAAGACACGCACAAGATGGCCGACGCCAACCGCGCTTTCTCGCACTATCGCTGGTAATCGACGTACATTTTCGAAAGGCAGTCCATCATGGCTCGCGAATATAAAATCGAAGACTACCGCAATTTTGGGATCATGGCGCACATCGACGCCGGCAAGACCACGACCACCGAGCGGATTCTTTACTACACAGGCAAGTCGCACAAGATCGGCGAAGTGCACGACGGCGCTGCCACCATGGACTGGATGGAGCAGGAGCAGGAACGCGGCATCACCATCACGTCCGCTGCGACCACGACCTACTGGAAGGGTCGCGATGGCACCATGCGTCGCTTCAACATCATCGACACACCCGGCCACGTCGACTTCACAATTGAAGTCGAGCGTTCGCTGCGCGTTCTTGACGGCGCTATCGCTCTTCTCGACGCCAACGCCGGTGTCGAGCCGCAGACGGAAACCGTCTGGCGCCAGGCTGAGAAGTATAACGTTCCGCGCATGATCTTCTGCAACAAGATGGACAAGACGGGCGCTGACTTCTATCGCTCGGTATCCATGATCAAGTCGCGTCTCGGCGCGATCCCGGTCGTCATGCAGCTGCCGATCGGTGCAGAAACCGAATTCAAGGGCGTCATCGATCTGATCGAGATGAATGCTCTCGTCTGGCGTGACGAATCGCTCGGCGCCCAGTGGGACGTCGTCGAAATTCCGGACGATATGAAGGACAAGGCTCAGGAATATCGTGAGCTCCTGATCGAGACGGTTGTCGATATCGATGAAGAAGCGATGGAGAACTACCTGAACGGTGTCATGCCTGACAACGATCAGATCCGTGCTCTCGTTCGTCGCGGCACCATCGACGTCAAGTTCCACCCGATGTTCTGCGGCACGGCCTTCAAGAACAAGGGCGTTCAGCCCCTGCTCGACGCCGTCTGCGACTACCTGCCGTCGCCGGCCGACATCCCTGCCATCAAGGGTATCGACGTCAAGACGGAAGCCGAAATCGAGCGTCATGCAACGGACGAAGAGCCGCTGTCCATGCTCGCGTTCAAGATCATGAACGATCCCTTCGTCGGTTCGCTCACCTTCGCCCGCATCTATTCCGGCAAGCTCGAAAAGGGCACGTCGGTCATGAATACGGTCAAGGAAAAGCGCGAGCGCGTCGGCCGTATGCTGCAGATGCATTCCAACTCCCGTGAAGACATCGAAGAAGCCTTCGCTGGCGACATCGTCGCTCTCGCTGGCCTCAAGGAAACCACGACGGGTGACACGCTCTGCGATCCCCTGAAGCAGGTCATCCTCGAGCGCATGGAATTCCCCGAGCCGGTCATTCAGATCGCCATCGAGCCGAAGTCCAAGGGCGACCAGGAAAAGATGGGCCTCGCGCTCAACCGTCTGGCTGCCGAAGACCCGTCGTTCCGCGTCAAGACGGACGAAGAGTCCGGCCAGACGATCATTGCCGGCATGGGCGAACTTCACCTCGACATTCTCGTTGATCGCATGCGTCGCGAGTTCAAGGTCGAAGCCAACGTCGGTGCGCCGCAGGTTGCTTATCGTGAGACCATCACGAAGAAGCACGAGGAAGACTACACGCACAAGAAGCAGTCCGGTGGTACCGGCCAGTTCGCGCGCGTCAAGATCGTCTTCGAACCCAACCCGGATGGCGACGAGTTCAAGTTCGAGTCCAAGATCGTCGGTGGTTCCATTCCGAAGGAATACATCCCCGGCGTTCAGAAGGGCATCGAAAGCGTTCTGTCTTCCGGCCCGCTGGCGGGCTTCCCGATGCTCGGCGTCAAGGCGACGCTCATCGACGGTGCCTTCCACGATGTCGACTCCTCGGTCCTCGCCTTCGAAATCGCATCGCGTGCCTGCTTCCGTGAAGCATCGCGCAAGGCCGGCGCTCAGCTGCTCGAGCCGATGATGAAGGTTGAAGTCGTTACCCCGGAAGATTACGTCGGCGACGTCATTGGCGACCTGAACTCGCGTCGTGGTCAGATCCAGGGCCAGGAAAGCCGCGGTATCGCCGTGGTAATCGCTGCCAACGTGCCGCTGGCCAACATGTTCAAGTACGTCGACAACCTGCGCTCCATGAGCCAGGGCCGCGCGCAGTACTCGATGGTCTTCGATCACTACGCACCGGTTCCGTCGAACGTCGCAACCGAAATCCAGGCGAAGTACTCCGGTCAGAAGTGACCGGAGCTTGACTGACGCCCGTTAAAACAGAATTGAACCCCGCAAGGGGCCACAGATGGAGAGCCGAAAATGGCAAAGAGCAAGTTTGAACGCAACAAGCCGCACGTGAACATCGGAACGATCGGTCACGTCGACCATGGCAAGACGTCGCTGACGGCAGCGATCACGAAGTACTTCGGCGAATACAAGGCGTACGACCAGATCGACGCCGCTCCGGAAGAAAAGGCCCGCGGCATCACCATCTCGACGGCACATGTCGAATATGAGACGCCGGCTCGCCACTACGCGCACGTCGACTGCCCCGGCCACGCCGACTACGTCAAGAACATGATCACCGGTGCGGCGCAGATGGACGGCGCGATCCTCGTCTGCTCGGCAGCCGACGGCCCGATGCCCCAGACCCGCGAGCACATCCTGCTGGCCCGTCAGGTCGGCGTTCCCGCCATCGTCGTGTTCCTCAACAAGGTCGACCAGGTTGACGACGCAGAACTTCTCGAGCTTGTCGAGCTGGAAGTTCGCGAACTCCTGTCGTCCTACGACTTTCCCGGCGACGACATTCCGATCGTCAAGGGCTCGGCTCTGGCCGCTCTCGAAGATTCGGACAAGAAGATCGGCGAAGACGCCATCCGCGAACTGATGGCCGCTGTCGACGCGTACATCCCGACGCCTGAGCGTCCGATCAACATGCCGTTCCTGATGCCGATCGAAGACGTGTTCTCGATCTCGGGTCGTGGTACGGTTGTGACCGGTCGCGTCGAGCGCGGCATCGTCAAGGTCGGTGAAGAAGTCGAGATCGTCGGCATCCGTGCGACGTCCAAGACCACCGTCACCGGCGTCGAAATGTTCCGCAAGCTGCTCGACCAGGGCCAGGCCGGCGACAACATCGGCGCTCTCGTTCGCGGCGTCACCCGTGACGGCGTCGAGCGTGGCCAGATCCTGTGCAAGCCGGGTTCGGTCAAGCCGCACAAGAAGTTCATGGCCGAAGCCTACATCCTGACGAAGGAAGAAGGCGGCCGTCATACGCCGTTCTTCACGAACTATCGTCCGCAGTTCTACTTCCGCACAACGGACGTGACGGGCATCGTGACGCTGCCGGAAGGCACGGAAATGGTCATGCCGGGCGACAACGTCACCGTCGCCGTCGAGCTGATCGTTCCAATCGCGATGGAAGAAAAGCTGCGCTTCGCAATCCGCGAAGGCGGCCGTACCGTCGGCGCCGGCATCGTGGCTTCGATCGTCGAGTAATCAGCGGCTGGGCCGTTGACCTAGCAGGGACCGGGCGCTAACAACCCGGTTCCTGCGCTTTTTGACAAGACGCGGCCGACCGTAACAATTGAAGATTTGGCGTATGGCCAGTTGCCCATACGGAAAAAAGGACTAGTCGAATGAACGGCCAGAATATCCGCATCCGCCTCAAGGCGTTTGATCACCGGATCCTCGATGCCTCCACGCGCGAAATCGTGTCGACGGCCAAGCGTACGGGCGCCAGCGTCCGTGGCCCCGTGCCGCTGCCCACGCGTATCGAAAAGTTCACGGTCAACCGGTCGCCCCACGTCGACAAGAAGAGCCGCGAACAGTTCGAGATGCGCACGCACAAGCGTCTTCTCGATATCGTCGACCCGACCCCGCAGACGGTCG
It encodes:
- the rpsG gene encoding 30S ribosomal protein S7; translated protein: MSRRHSAEKREINPDPKFGDLVVTKFMNAIMLHGKKSVAENIVYGAFDAVQGKLKQEPVAVFHSALDNIAPHVEVRSRRVGGATYQVPVDVRPERRQALAIRWLIAAARKRNETTMIDRLCGELMDAANNRGSAVKKREDTHKMADANRAFSHYRW
- the fusA gene encoding elongation factor G; this encodes MAREYKIEDYRNFGIMAHIDAGKTTTTERILYYTGKSHKIGEVHDGAATMDWMEQEQERGITITSAATTTYWKGRDGTMRRFNIIDTPGHVDFTIEVERSLRVLDGAIALLDANAGVEPQTETVWRQAEKYNVPRMIFCNKMDKTGADFYRSVSMIKSRLGAIPVVMQLPIGAETEFKGVIDLIEMNALVWRDESLGAQWDVVEIPDDMKDKAQEYRELLIETVVDIDEEAMENYLNGVMPDNDQIRALVRRGTIDVKFHPMFCGTAFKNKGVQPLLDAVCDYLPSPADIPAIKGIDVKTEAEIERHATDEEPLSMLAFKIMNDPFVGSLTFARIYSGKLEKGTSVMNTVKEKRERVGRMLQMHSNSREDIEEAFAGDIVALAGLKETTTGDTLCDPLKQVILERMEFPEPVIQIAIEPKSKGDQEKMGLALNRLAAEDPSFRVKTDEESGQTIIAGMGELHLDILVDRMRREFKVEANVGAPQVAYRETITKKHEEDYTHKKQSGGTGQFARVKIVFEPNPDGDEFKFESKIVGGSIPKEYIPGVQKGIESVLSSGPLAGFPMLGVKATLIDGAFHDVDSSVLAFEIASRACFREASRKAGAQLLEPMMKVEVVTPEDYVGDVIGDLNSRRGQIQGQESRGIAVVIAANVPLANMFKYVDNLRSMSQGRAQYSMVFDHYAPVPSNVATEIQAKYSGQK
- the tuf gene encoding elongation factor Tu, encoding MAKSKFERNKPHVNIGTIGHVDHGKTSLTAAITKYFGEYKAYDQIDAAPEEKARGITISTAHVEYETPARHYAHVDCPGHADYVKNMITGAAQMDGAILVCSAADGPMPQTREHILLARQVGVPAIVVFLNKVDQVDDAELLELVELEVRELLSSYDFPGDDIPIVKGSALAALEDSDKKIGEDAIRELMAAVDAYIPTPERPINMPFLMPIEDVFSISGRGTVVTGRVERGIVKVGEEVEIVGIRATSKTTVTGVEMFRKLLDQGQAGDNIGALVRGVTRDGVERGQILCKPGSVKPHKKFMAEAYILTKEEGGRHTPFFTNYRPQFYFRTTDVTGIVTLPEGTEMVMPGDNVTVAVELIVPIAMEEKLRFAIREGGRTVGAGIVASIVE
- the rpsJ gene encoding 30S ribosomal protein S10, with protein sequence MNGQNIRIRLKAFDHRILDASTREIVSTAKRTGASVRGPVPLPTRIEKFTVNRSPHVDKKSREQFEMRTHKRLLDIVDPTPQTVDALMKLDLAAGVDVEIKL